One region of Pararhizobium qamdonense genomic DNA includes:
- a CDS encoding AMP-binding protein, whose translation MIKIDDRLYDHAYFEEASARLTEQTGLLSRYGGSYAVCFAETVDWLSLFFAIRTAGASVLPIHPGTPYAAAHKLAIGAGCDRLFYNSLTAEVLDAPSVSFEKGQLLQMSSGTTGAPKCVARSWDEIDAEIESYVRTFAEPEDMTPVVACPATHSYGLICGILVALKRGQVPVVVNTANPKYLLKILRETERPLLYSSPAILHTLARLLPQDEQIHATMTSGTLLPDAWFSLIRAKSHHMFQQYGCSEAGCIAINPDVTATGDMGFVLPHLTAETGGSADDAGEIVVKNAAGSVIHTRDLGYISDNGMLVFISRLDDMINVSGLNVYPKDVEDAVMIMPDVTDAVAFRKADRFAGERVALLFSASQSLAPQSVREWCSRHLASHQLPMEILQVGAIPRQANGKISRRDVAERHAAGEFATPSAGAAS comes from the coding sequence ATGATCAAGATCGATGACAGGCTTTACGACCACGCCTACTTCGAAGAAGCCTCCGCCCGCCTGACGGAGCAAACCGGCCTTTTATCGCGCTATGGCGGCAGCTACGCGGTGTGCTTTGCAGAAACGGTGGACTGGCTGTCGCTGTTTTTCGCCATCCGCACGGCCGGCGCCAGCGTCCTGCCGATCCATCCCGGCACGCCCTATGCCGCCGCCCACAAGCTTGCCATCGGCGCCGGCTGCGACCGGCTGTTTTACAACAGCCTGACAGCGGAAGTGCTCGATGCACCGTCGGTATCTTTTGAGAAAGGCCAGCTTCTGCAGATGAGCTCCGGCACGACGGGCGCGCCAAAATGCGTGGCGCGGAGCTGGGACGAAATCGACGCGGAAATCGAGAGCTATGTCCGCACATTCGCAGAGCCGGAAGATATGACCCCGGTCGTCGCCTGCCCGGCCACCCATTCCTACGGGCTGATCTGCGGTATTCTCGTGGCGCTGAAGCGCGGCCAGGTGCCGGTGGTCGTCAATACTGCCAATCCGAAATATCTCCTGAAAATACTGCGCGAAACCGAACGGCCGCTGCTCTATTCGTCACCGGCGATCCTGCACACGCTCGCCCGGCTGTTGCCGCAGGATGAGCAGATCCACGCAACCATGACATCCGGCACGCTGTTGCCCGATGCCTGGTTCTCGCTGATCCGCGCGAAAAGCCATCACATGTTCCAGCAATATGGCTGCTCTGAAGCGGGTTGCATCGCCATCAACCCCGACGTGACCGCTACGGGAGACATGGGGTTCGTCCTGCCGCATCTGACGGCTGAAACCGGCGGTAGCGCCGATGACGCTGGCGAGATCGTGGTGAAGAATGCGGCCGGCAGCGTGATCCACACGCGCGACCTCGGCTATATCAGCGATAACGGCATGCTCGTCTTCATCTCCCGCCTAGACGACATGATCAACGTCTCCGGATTGAACGTCTATCCGAAGGATGTCGAGGACGCCGTCATGATCATGCCCGATGTCACCGACGCCGTTGCCTTCCGCAAGGCAGACCGGTTTGCAGGCGAGCGTGTCGCGCTGCTGTTCAGCGCCAGCCAAAGTCTGGCACCGCAGTCGGTGCGCGAATGGTGCAGCCGGCACCTGGCCAGCCATCAGCTGCCGATGGAGATCCTGCAGGTCGGCGCCATTCCGCGCCAGGCAAACGGCAAGATCAGCCGCCGCGACGTGGCGGAACGCCATGCCGCAGGCGAGTTTGCAACCCCTTCCGCCGGAGCGGCATCATGA